A genome region from Halarchaeum grantii includes the following:
- a CDS encoding glycosyltransferase, which translates to MRRLPVAPDRLLAAVFALALLSAAFLTLHETMHPFVVSVLQPVAYAALWLFLGIYGGATLFWTYELVQSHREYEPPDVVYGPEACQIRILTVDAEDVVQETVDAIPDGVAPGERHVIAEAPIDVAGATVHVVPDSFTCDASDKGRALEWARRELSCEREFVLFLDEDTHVREFEGFPDADVVQFREWPEYTGSTLAFWCELVRIGYQAEQQGFGLPGVPLYAWGGGIAVRASVEDDVGWAYPTLIEDTVFVWRAVLEHGAEYVVLPDRFRNQAPPSVRALVEQRRRWLAGSLRDEPVLPKRYWALFALRNVTWAFSPVAPFLLLFLGLLPGTMPYRGLYHVLSWGLLAYTLVWLVRAWRYYGGLGYRHLLAVPLYPLVVSLHSLGAAWGLVDEPEGFERTEKE; encoded by the coding sequence ATGCGCAGGCTCCCCGTCGCACCGGACCGCCTCCTCGCGGCCGTGTTCGCGCTCGCGCTCCTGAGCGCGGCGTTCCTCACCCTCCACGAGACGATGCACCCGTTCGTCGTCTCCGTCCTCCAGCCCGTGGCGTACGCCGCGCTCTGGCTCTTCCTCGGCATCTACGGCGGCGCGACGCTCTTCTGGACGTACGAGCTGGTCCAGTCCCATCGCGAGTACGAGCCGCCGGACGTCGTCTACGGGCCCGAGGCCTGCCAGATACGCATCCTCACCGTCGACGCCGAGGACGTCGTGCAGGAGACCGTCGACGCCATTCCGGACGGCGTCGCGCCCGGCGAGCGACACGTCATCGCCGAGGCGCCCATCGACGTCGCGGGCGCGACGGTGCACGTCGTCCCCGACTCCTTCACGTGCGACGCCTCGGACAAGGGTCGCGCGCTCGAGTGGGCGCGCCGCGAGCTCTCCTGCGAGCGCGAGTTCGTGCTCTTCCTCGACGAGGACACGCACGTCCGCGAGTTCGAGGGGTTCCCGGACGCGGACGTCGTCCAGTTCCGCGAGTGGCCCGAGTACACCGGCTCGACGCTCGCGTTCTGGTGCGAGCTCGTCCGCATCGGCTATCAGGCCGAACAGCAGGGCTTCGGGCTCCCCGGCGTGCCGCTCTACGCGTGGGGCGGCGGCATCGCGGTCCGCGCGAGCGTCGAGGACGACGTGGGGTGGGCGTACCCGACGCTCATCGAGGACACCGTCTTCGTCTGGCGCGCGGTCCTCGAACACGGCGCGGAGTACGTCGTCCTCCCGGACCGCTTCCGGAATCAGGCGCCCCCGTCCGTCCGGGCGCTCGTCGAGCAACGCCGCCGCTGGCTCGCGGGGTCGCTGCGCGACGAACCCGTCCTCCCGAAGCGCTATTGGGCGCTCTTCGCTCTCCGGAACGTCACGTGGGCGTTCTCGCCGGTCGCGCCGTTCCTCCTCCTCTTCCTCGGCCTGCTCCCAGGGACGATGCCGTATCGCGGGCTCTATCACGTGCTCTCGTGGGGACTGCTCGCGTACACGCTGGTCTGGCTGGTTCGCGCGTGGCGCTACTACGGCGGCCTCGGCTACCGGCACCTGCTCGCGGTGCCGCTCTACCCGCTCGTCGTCTCGCTGCACTCGCTCGGCGCGGCGTGGGGGCTCGTGGACGAACCCGAGGGGTTCGAGCGCACGGAGAAGGAGTGA
- a CDS encoding Na+/H+ antiporter NhaC family protein, whose product MSSDDLDFDPLSYEDLPEERRPAIWQALVPVVGMLFFLGVGKLVFDLDPQFPLLLGIAFTALCARWWFDLSWRDLYDGAADSIVMGLQAVLILFVVYALIATWIAAGTIPAIMYYGLGLLTPKVFLPVAAVLAAVVAFAIGSSWTTAGTLGVAFIGIGHGLGIPAPMTAGAILSGAYAGDKQSPLSDTTNLAAAATETDLFEHVDAMRVGTLIAFAIAVVAYAVLGLRAGGAIPAGQVESIRGALAGSYDVGLYVLLPLVITFALALYGIPALPSLGTGVFAGILTTIVFQGSPVVTTDPLAFHPGPITRAFSIAQSGTSPDTASDLVNSLLGSSGLTGASWVVTIVLAALALGGMLTRSGVLAAVAHAIAKRARSVGSLTATTAVTAFSMNVLAADQYISIVVPGMTYRGLYDDFGLDSANLSRAVEAAGTTTSAFVPWNSGGVYMAGVLGVVPIGLDLTTSGGLGFHVLGYAPYYFFGFLSPAILLVMGFTGWRIRTKEGVETPEPGAGTGEH is encoded by the coding sequence ATGAGTAGCGACGACCTCGACTTCGACCCGCTCTCCTACGAGGACCTCCCCGAGGAGCGCCGGCCCGCGATCTGGCAGGCGCTCGTGCCCGTCGTCGGGATGCTGTTCTTCCTCGGCGTCGGGAAGCTCGTCTTCGACCTCGACCCGCAGTTCCCCCTGCTACTGGGGATCGCGTTCACCGCGCTCTGCGCGCGCTGGTGGTTCGACCTCTCGTGGCGCGACCTCTACGACGGCGCGGCGGACAGCATCGTGATGGGCCTGCAGGCGGTGCTCATCCTCTTCGTCGTCTACGCGCTCATCGCGACGTGGATCGCGGCGGGGACGATTCCCGCGATCATGTACTACGGCCTCGGCCTCCTCACCCCCAAGGTCTTCCTCCCGGTCGCCGCAGTCCTCGCGGCCGTCGTCGCGTTCGCAATCGGCTCCTCGTGGACGACGGCGGGGACGCTCGGCGTCGCGTTCATCGGCATCGGCCACGGCCTCGGCATTCCCGCGCCGATGACCGCCGGCGCGATCCTCTCCGGCGCGTACGCCGGCGACAAGCAGAGCCCGCTCTCCGACACCACCAACCTCGCCGCCGCCGCGACCGAGACCGACCTCTTCGAGCACGTCGACGCGATGCGCGTCGGCACCCTCATCGCGTTCGCCATCGCCGTCGTCGCCTACGCCGTCCTCGGCCTCCGCGCCGGCGGCGCCATCCCCGCCGGGCAAGTCGAGTCGATTCGCGGCGCGCTCGCCGGGAGCTACGACGTCGGCCTCTACGTCCTCCTCCCGCTCGTCATCACGTTCGCGCTCGCGCTCTACGGCATCCCCGCGCTCCCGTCGCTCGGCACCGGCGTCTTCGCGGGCATCCTCACGACCATCGTCTTTCAGGGCAGTCCGGTCGTCACCACCGACCCGCTCGCGTTCCACCCCGGACCGATCACGCGCGCGTTCAGCATCGCACAGAGCGGGACGTCCCCCGACACGGCGTCCGACCTCGTGAACTCGCTCCTCGGCTCCTCGGGGCTCACGGGCGCGTCGTGGGTCGTCACCATCGTCCTCGCGGCGCTCGCGCTCGGCGGGATGCTCACGCGCTCCGGCGTCCTCGCCGCCGTCGCACACGCCATCGCGAAGCGCGCGCGCTCGGTCGGCTCGCTCACCGCGACGACGGCCGTCACCGCGTTCTCCATGAACGTCCTCGCCGCCGACCAGTACATCAGCATCGTCGTCCCCGGGATGACCTATCGCGGCCTCTACGACGACTTCGGCCTCGACTCCGCGAACCTCTCACGCGCCGTCGAGGCCGCCGGCACCACGACGAGCGCGTTCGTCCCGTGGAACTCCGGCGGCGTCTACATGGCGGGCGTCCTCGGGGTCGTCCCCATCGGCCTCGACCTCACCACCTCGGGCGGCCTCGGCTTCCACGTCCTCGGCTACGCCCCCTACTACTTCTTCGGCTTCCTCAGCCCCGCCATCCTCCTCGTCATGGGCTTCACCGGGTGGCGCATCCGCACGAAGGAAGGCGTCGAGACGCCCGAACCCGGCGCGGGGACGGGCGAGCACTGA
- a CDS encoding site-2 protease family protein, with the protein MRKFTVGRVWDIPIRIDLSLVVFLPILAWLLGSEAQIDAYAGIVNAVAPTAFAVEVLHAGSNPWLIGVFAAVGLFVGVALHELGHAYAGARYGVQTESITLWLLGGLASLSNIPREPEKEFTIALAGPVTSLLVAAVCYLGLYAVPASLPVVGFIVGWLAISNALLAGFNLLPAFPMDGGRVLRAYLARSRPYAVATRTAARVGVAFAVAFAVFGVLYFSPLFLLLAWFVYSAATGESRTVLLDDLLEGLTVGDVVADTPTIDAEASVQSFADRMLADRRTEYAVTRDGAVVGLVAMAALKQVRDVERDAYHVEEVMRSDLPTVERDADAFEALAVLNEGNVGAAFVKHDGERVGIVTRSDYVSLLQARQAFGVTVPA; encoded by the coding sequence ATGCGCAAGTTCACCGTCGGCCGGGTGTGGGACATCCCCATCCGAATCGACCTCTCGCTCGTCGTCTTCCTCCCCATCCTCGCGTGGCTCCTCGGCTCCGAGGCGCAGATCGACGCCTACGCCGGCATCGTCAACGCCGTCGCGCCGACGGCGTTCGCCGTCGAGGTGCTGCACGCGGGCTCGAACCCGTGGCTCATCGGCGTCTTCGCCGCCGTCGGCCTCTTCGTCGGCGTCGCCCTCCACGAACTCGGGCACGCCTACGCGGGGGCGCGCTACGGCGTCCAGACCGAGTCCATCACGCTCTGGCTCCTCGGCGGGTTGGCGAGCCTCTCGAACATCCCCCGCGAGCCCGAGAAGGAGTTCACCATCGCGCTCGCCGGCCCCGTCACCAGCCTGCTCGTCGCCGCCGTCTGCTATCTCGGCCTCTACGCCGTCCCCGCCTCGCTCCCGGTCGTCGGCTTCATCGTCGGCTGGCTCGCCATCAGTAACGCGCTCCTCGCGGGCTTCAACCTCCTGCCCGCGTTCCCGATGGACGGCGGGCGCGTCCTCCGCGCCTACCTCGCGCGCTCGCGGCCCTACGCCGTCGCCACCCGGACGGCCGCGCGCGTCGGCGTCGCGTTCGCCGTCGCGTTCGCCGTCTTCGGCGTCCTCTACTTCAGCCCGCTCTTCCTCCTGCTCGCGTGGTTCGTCTACAGCGCCGCGACCGGCGAGTCCCGAACCGTGCTCCTCGACGACCTCCTCGAGGGCCTGACGGTCGGCGACGTCGTCGCGGACACGCCGACCATCGACGCGGAGGCGAGCGTGCAGTCGTTCGCCGACCGGATGCTCGCCGACCGGCGCACCGAGTACGCCGTCACGCGCGACGGCGCCGTCGTCGGCCTCGTCGCGATGGCCGCGCTCAAGCAGGTGCGTGACGTCGAGCGCGACGCCTATCACGTCGAGGAAGTGATGCGCAGCGACCTCCCGACCGTCGAGCGCGACGCGGACGCCTTCGAGGCGCTCGCCGTCCTGAACGAAGGGAACGTCGGCGCGGCGTTCGTCAAGCACGACGGCGAGCGCGTCGGCATCGTCACCCGGAGCGACTACGTCAGCCTCCTGCAGGCCCGGCAGGCGTTCGGCGTGACCGTGCCCGCCTAG
- a CDS encoding response regulator encodes MTDSERTVLVVDDDRAFATLTATHLREALPGVDVEVRVDPRAAIESLGRADAVVSDHEMPAMTGLDLLCVARRRAGDLPFVLFTGCESAAVREGADAAGATGYVSKHECHAFDAVVRAVSASLDARVEATP; translated from the coding sequence ATGACCGACTCGGAGCGGACGGTGCTCGTCGTCGACGACGACCGGGCGTTCGCGACCCTCACCGCGACCCACCTCCGCGAGGCGCTCCCGGGCGTCGACGTCGAGGTGCGCGTCGACCCGCGCGCCGCCATCGAGTCCCTCGGTCGCGCCGACGCGGTCGTGAGCGACCACGAGATGCCCGCGATGACCGGTCTCGACCTGCTGTGCGTCGCGCGGCGTCGCGCGGGCGACCTCCCCTTCGTCCTCTTCACGGGCTGTGAGTCGGCGGCCGTCCGCGAGGGTGCCGACGCGGCTGGCGCGACCGGGTACGTCAGCAAGCACGAATGCCACGCCTTCGATGCGGTGGTCCGAGCCGTCTCGGCGTCGCTCGACGCACGCGTGGAGGCGACGCCGTAG
- a CDS encoding transcription initiation factor IIB produces MQATTTAVGRERETSDTTTERADVCPECGAGLERDAARGEVSCRECGLIVDEDVVDRGPEWRSFDDGDESRSRVGAPTTNLMHDKGLSSVIGWQDKDAYGQRLSGRKRRQLARLRKWDERFRARDDQERNLKQALGEVERMTSALGLPKSVGETAGVVYRRALDEDLLRGRSIESVATASVYAAARQAGVPRSLDEVATVSRVDRLRVQRAYRQVSRELGLEVPPTDPREYVERYASDLDLPSETVRVARDLLDTAIEANVHSGKSPTTMAGAAVYAAARLTNRSVTQEDVSEVANVARVTIRSRYKELLEVQEPAD; encoded by the coding sequence ATGCAGGCAACGACTACGGCCGTCGGCCGAGAACGCGAAACGAGCGACACGACCACCGAGCGTGCGGACGTCTGTCCCGAATGCGGGGCGGGGCTCGAACGCGACGCCGCGCGCGGGGAGGTCTCCTGTCGGGAGTGCGGGCTCATCGTCGACGAGGACGTCGTCGACCGCGGCCCCGAGTGGCGCTCGTTCGATGACGGCGACGAGAGCCGGTCCCGCGTCGGCGCTCCGACGACGAACCTCATGCACGACAAGGGACTGAGCTCCGTCATCGGCTGGCAGGACAAGGACGCCTACGGCCAGCGCCTCTCCGGGCGCAAGCGCCGCCAGCTCGCACGCCTGCGCAAGTGGGACGAGCGCTTCCGCGCCCGCGACGACCAGGAGCGGAACCTGAAGCAGGCGCTCGGCGAGGTCGAGCGGATGACGAGCGCGCTCGGCCTCCCGAAGAGCGTCGGCGAGACGGCCGGCGTCGTCTACCGGCGCGCGCTCGACGAAGACCTCCTGCGCGGGCGCTCCATCGAGTCCGTCGCGACGGCGAGCGTCTACGCGGCCGCCCGGCAGGCCGGCGTCCCCCGCAGTCTCGACGAGGTGGCGACCGTCTCGCGGGTCGACCGCCTGCGCGTCCAGCGCGCCTACCGGCAGGTGAGCCGCGAGCTCGGCCTCGAAGTCCCGCCGACGGACCCGCGCGAGTACGTCGAGCGCTACGCGAGCGACCTCGACCTGCCGAGCGAGACGGTGCGCGTCGCCCGCGACCTCCTCGACACCGCCATCGAGGCGAACGTTCACAGCGGGAAGAGCCCGACGACGATGGCGGGGGCGGCCGTCTACGCCGCCGCGCGCCTCACGAACCGCTCCGTCACGCAGGAGGACGTGAGCGAGGTGGCGAACGTCGCGCGCGTCACCATCCGCTCGCGCTACAAGGAGCTCCTCGAAGTGCAGGAGCCGGCCGACTGA
- a CDS encoding ribonucleotide-diphosphate reductase subunit beta, translating into MSEPTTTQSSARSKTRPATPANNTHYTAMPVLNHDDEHDPNKILPIDYDWAREYYEAGVNNNWVPEEIPMQDDVAQWQGDALSEAERQLVEWNLGFFSTAESLTANNIVLAIYDYVTAPECRQYLLRQAYEEAIHTDTFIYCCDSLGFEPDYLYGMYDRIPAIQQKDEFVVDLTRAVDDPDFELETEDDVRDLLRDLVGFYVVMEGLFFYAGFAMMLGLKRQNKMVGVGQQFEYIMRDESLHVGFGVDLINQIREENPGVWTDSFDEEIREMITEAVTLEQIYAREACPQEVFGMSPEQFAEYVEYVADRRFGQLDMAEEYGTANPFPWMSEQVDLNKEKNFFETQVTEYQSGGSLDW; encoded by the coding sequence GTGAGCGAACCGACGACGACACAGAGCTCTGCGCGGTCGAAGACCCGACCTGCGACGCCTGCCAATAACACCCACTATACCGCTATGCCTGTCCTGAACCACGACGACGAGCACGACCCGAACAAGATACTGCCCATCGACTACGACTGGGCGCGCGAGTACTACGAGGCCGGCGTGAACAACAACTGGGTGCCGGAGGAGATCCCGATGCAGGACGACGTCGCCCAGTGGCAGGGCGACGCGCTCTCCGAGGCCGAACGCCAGCTCGTCGAGTGGAACCTCGGGTTCTTCTCGACGGCCGAATCCCTGACGGCGAACAACATCGTCCTCGCCATCTACGACTACGTGACGGCGCCGGAGTGTCGCCAGTACCTCCTCCGGCAGGCCTACGAGGAGGCGATTCACACGGACACCTTCATCTACTGCTGTGACTCGCTGGGCTTCGAGCCCGACTACCTCTACGGGATGTACGACCGCATCCCCGCCATCCAGCAGAAGGACGAGTTCGTCGTCGACCTGACGCGCGCCGTCGACGACCCCGACTTCGAGTTGGAGACGGAGGATGACGTCCGCGACCTCCTGCGCGACCTCGTCGGCTTCTACGTCGTCATGGAGGGCCTCTTCTTCTACGCGGGGTTCGCGATGATGCTCGGGCTGAAGCGCCAGAACAAGATGGTGGGCGTCGGCCAGCAGTTCGAGTACATCATGCGCGACGAGTCCCTCCACGTGGGCTTCGGCGTCGACCTCATCAACCAGATCCGCGAGGAGAACCCCGGCGTCTGGACCGACAGCTTCGACGAGGAGATCCGGGAGATGATCACGGAGGCCGTCACCCTCGAGCAGATATACGCCCGCGAGGCCTGCCCGCAGGAGGTCTTCGGGATGAGCCCCGAGCAGTTCGCGGAGTACGTCGAGTACGTCGCGGACCGCCGCTTCGGCCAGCTCGACATGGCCGAGGAGTACGGGACGGCCAACCCCTTCCCGTGGATGAGCGAGCAGGTCGACCTGAACAAGGAGAAGAACTTCTTCGAGACGCAGGTCACCGAGTACCAGTCCGGCGGCAGCCTCGACTGGTAG